From the Vibrio metoecus genome, one window contains:
- the mshL gene encoding pilus (MSHA type) biogenesis protein MshL — protein MRKIVLASVVASLVGCSMGHRDPVEAKQALNQAINEKSSRQIDQLPPSVEADLMPDMDTLTASEPKTLQRFRIQAKEVEAKAFFTSLVQGTEYSAALHPAVTGRITLNLTDVTLDEALNVVRDLYGFDIVKEGKVIQVYPAGLRTVTIPVDYLQFKRTGRSLTAITTGTITNTDTQNSSSSTSNSSSNSSNSSSSSNNPTARGGTEIETTNESDFWPQLEKAVAQLLGNSGGQTVVANPQAGVLTLRAYPDEIRQVTEFLGISQQRMQRQVILEAKILEVTLSDGYEQGINWSKAFSANGTNYQIGTGTIAQDTNGNPISSILPGLDAIGTLLGGQSNVVVSSGSFEAVLSFMSTQGDLNVLSSPRVTASNNQKAVIKVGTDEYYVTDLSSVVGTGDNAQASPDITLTPFFSGISLDVTPQIDDKGNVLLHVHPAVIEVEQQTKRITYNSQQIELPLARSSIRESDSVIRAKDGDVVVIGGLMKSNTVDRVAKVPFLGDVPGLGHLFRNTSKQTQKTELVILLKPTVVGVNTWQKELERSRSLLQDWFPENK, from the coding sequence ATGCGTAAAATCGTACTCGCGTCAGTGGTCGCCTCTTTAGTGGGATGCTCAATGGGACACCGTGATCCGGTGGAGGCCAAACAAGCACTCAACCAAGCCATTAACGAGAAGAGCAGTCGCCAGATTGACCAATTACCGCCGTCAGTGGAAGCGGATTTGATGCCCGATATGGACACGCTTACCGCTAGTGAGCCTAAAACCTTGCAGCGTTTTCGCATTCAAGCCAAAGAGGTTGAGGCCAAAGCCTTTTTTACTAGCTTGGTGCAGGGAACCGAATACAGCGCCGCGCTTCATCCTGCGGTGACTGGGCGCATTACACTGAATCTCACGGATGTCACTTTGGATGAAGCACTTAACGTTGTCCGTGATTTGTATGGCTTTGATATCGTTAAAGAAGGAAAAGTCATTCAAGTGTATCCAGCAGGGCTTCGTACGGTAACGATTCCGGTCGACTACTTGCAATTTAAGCGTACTGGGCGCTCTTTAACCGCGATTACGACAGGAACGATCACCAATACCGATACTCAAAATAGCTCTAGTAGTACCAGTAACAGTTCGAGCAACTCGTCAAATAGCAGCAGTTCTAGCAACAACCCAACGGCTCGTGGTGGTACGGAGATTGAAACGACCAACGAAAGTGATTTCTGGCCTCAACTGGAAAAAGCCGTGGCTCAGTTGCTTGGAAACAGTGGTGGGCAAACGGTCGTGGCGAACCCACAAGCGGGAGTGCTGACCTTGCGCGCTTACCCTGATGAAATTCGTCAGGTTACCGAGTTTTTAGGTATTTCTCAGCAGCGCATGCAGCGCCAAGTTATCTTGGAAGCCAAAATTCTTGAAGTCACACTCAGTGATGGCTATGAACAAGGGATTAATTGGAGTAAAGCTTTCTCCGCAAATGGAACCAATTACCAGATCGGTACCGGAACGATCGCTCAAGACACCAATGGCAATCCAATCAGCTCTATTTTACCGGGACTCGATGCGATAGGTACTCTATTGGGAGGCCAATCGAATGTGGTGGTTTCTAGCGGCAGTTTTGAGGCCGTATTGAGCTTTATGTCCACGCAGGGCGACTTAAATGTGCTCTCAAGCCCACGCGTAACCGCATCCAATAACCAGAAAGCGGTGATTAAAGTCGGTACCGATGAATATTATGTAACGGATTTATCGAGTGTCGTGGGGACTGGCGATAACGCGCAAGCCTCCCCCGATATTACTTTGACCCCGTTTTTCTCGGGTATTTCATTAGATGTGACCCCGCAAATTGACGATAAAGGGAATGTGTTACTGCATGTTCACCCAGCGGTTATCGAAGTGGAACAACAGACCAAGCGCATCACCTACAATAGCCAGCAAATAGAGCTGCCGTTAGCGAGAAGCTCGATCCGGGAGTCAGATTCAGTGATCCGAGCGAAAGATGGTGATGTGGTAGTGATCGGTGGTTTGATGAAGTCCAATACGGTGGATCGGGTTGCCAAAGTGCCATTTCTTGGGGATGTTCCGGGGTTAGGTCATCTGTTTCGTAACACCTCTAAACAGACTCAAAAAACAGAGCTGGTGATTTTGCTCAAACCGACGGTGGTTGGTGTGAATACGTGGCAAAAAGAGTTGGAGCGTTCACGTAGCTTGTTGCAAGACTGGTTCCCTGAAAACAAGTAA
- a CDS encoding ExeA family protein, with product MYLSHFGLEQLPFHLTPDTELFLGLAPHFEAIQTLSAAIEMGEGVTKLTGEVGTGKTMVCRMLLTHLGDEVALIYLPNPMLSGEELRQAVAAELQLEVVSAVRIVEQIQTRLIELHQQGKRIVALVDEAQALSDEALETLRLFGNLETEQTKLLQIVLIGQPELDVRLAQHHLRQFRQRITFNAHLRPLNQAETEVYIESRLNKAKAPYPLFNPALKKAVWRASQGTPRLINQICHKALLLAWHEQSPLINQHHLFAAIHDTYDSCKPRFKTPVLWGWSKP from the coding sequence ATGTATCTATCGCACTTTGGTCTGGAGCAGCTTCCTTTTCACCTAACCCCAGATACCGAATTGTTTCTGGGGTTAGCACCACATTTTGAGGCGATTCAAACCTTAAGTGCGGCAATAGAAATGGGAGAGGGAGTGACAAAGCTGACCGGCGAAGTGGGGACTGGGAAAACCATGGTGTGCCGGATGTTGCTTACTCACCTTGGTGATGAGGTGGCACTGATTTATCTGCCCAATCCCATGCTCAGTGGCGAAGAATTACGGCAGGCGGTGGCAGCAGAATTGCAGCTTGAAGTGGTTTCGGCGGTGCGAATTGTTGAGCAAATCCAGACTCGGTTGATTGAGCTGCATCAGCAAGGCAAACGCATTGTCGCTTTGGTGGATGAAGCACAGGCACTTTCTGATGAGGCGTTAGAAACGCTGAGACTATTTGGTAACTTGGAAACCGAGCAAACCAAGCTGTTACAGATTGTTCTTATTGGGCAACCTGAATTAGATGTTAGGTTAGCACAACATCATCTACGCCAATTTCGGCAGCGGATCACCTTTAATGCGCATTTACGCCCACTGAATCAAGCCGAGACCGAAGTGTACATTGAGAGTCGTTTAAACAAAGCGAAAGCACCTTATCCCCTGTTTAATCCAGCGCTGAAAAAAGCTGTATGGCGGGCATCACAAGGGACCCCGCGTTTGATCAACCAAATTTGTCATAAGGCTTTGTTACTGGCTTGGCACGAACAAAGCCCATTGATTAATCAGCATCACCTGTTTGCCGCGATTCATGATACCTATGACAGCTGCAAACCCAGATTTAAAACCCCAGTATTGTGGGGATGGAGTAAGCCATGA